A window of the Polaribacter batillariae genome harbors these coding sequences:
- a CDS encoding sensor of ECF-type sigma factor encodes MKNNILTFTLLLLTIFQVFTQERKESRKKIKALKVSYFTEELQLSTTEAQKFWPIYNAHEEKIDILRDKWRIDIKKRIKDAGNLEGLTEAEAKKLVLMKEDLGKKMIQEKEDFLHKVSKFLPYKKILKLHIAEREFGRKLMRKYAKDKKDKQ; translated from the coding sequence ATGAAAAATAACATTTTAACTTTTACGCTTTTATTGCTAACAATTTTCCAGGTATTTACACAAGAAAGAAAAGAAAGTAGAAAAAAAATTAAGGCTTTAAAAGTCTCTTATTTTACAGAAGAGTTGCAACTTTCGACTACAGAGGCTCAAAAATTTTGGCCTATTTACAATGCACACGAAGAAAAAATAGATATTTTAAGAGATAAATGGAGAATAGATATTAAAAAAAGAATAAAAGATGCTGGTAATTTAGAAGGTTTAACTGAAGCAGAAGCTAAAAAGCTAGTTTTAATGAAAGAAGATTTAGGTAAAAAAATGATTCAAGAAAAAGAAGATTTTTTGCATAAAGTATCGAAATTTCTTCCGTATAAAAAAATATTAAAACTGCATATTGCAGAAAGAGAATTTGGTAGAAAATTAATGCGCAAATACGCCAAAGACAAAAAAGATAAACAATAA